In the genome of Mesorhizobium sp. NBSH29, the window TATGGCGCTCATCGCTTCAGTTCTTCCTCGTCATGCGTTCGATATGGACTTCCATCCGGTCGAGACGGCGCTCCCATGCAGCTATGTGCTGGCGGATCCATCCGTCGGTCGCATGAAGCGCGTCCGGCGCGATCGTACAGGTGCGAACCCGCCCGTTTTTCTCAGACCTCACGAGCCCGCTTTCCTCCAGCACCCGCACATGCTTGAGAAGCGAGGGCAGCGCCAGATCAAACGGCTCGGAGAGCTCGCTGACGGATTTCGGCCCCTCGCACAAACGGCTGACAATGGCCCGTCTTGTCGGGTCAGCGAGTGCGGAAAATGCTTTGTCCAGATTAATTGAATACTTAGCCATATGGATAAGTATCAAGCTGGGCATGTGCCTGTCAAGAGAAAGTTTCCGCCTTGGCTAAGTGTTGAAGCGCCTAATAGATCGGCTTGACCATCTCATGGGTCGACGGCCAGACCCGTGTCGTATGCGGCTGAACCGAACGCTCCAAATAGGTCGAGAGCACGACGTAGCTGCGCGTTGTCACCACGCCGGGGACATCATAGATCCGCGCCAAAAGCCCTTCGAGCGCGCGGGCATCTTCGGTCCTCACCTTCAATAGCATGCAGGCATCGCCGGCTACTGAATGGATTTCCTCCACTTCGGGGTATCTTGAAATGTCCATCAGCTCCGGCGTCTTACCCCAGCCGCGCGTATCGACATGAACAAAGGCCAGTAGGGATTTCCCCACCGCCTTCGGGTCAATAATCGCAGCCGTCTTGCGAATGGCGCCGGAACGGCGCAGGCGCTTCACCCGTTCATGGGCTGCGGGCGCTGACAGGCCAGCCGCTTCACCTAGTTGCGCATAGCTGACGGTGGCATCTTCGACCAAAACGCCTAACAATCTTCGGTCAGCGGCGTCGAGGTCCCGTGACGGAAGCCTGCTTTGCTGAATGCCATCTGTTTCTTCCGCCATCTGCTTGATGCCCTCTTGTTGCTGAATGACATTTTGCGATTATGCCAAAATGTCGAAGCTCAATCAATCCGCTCCTGTCCCGGCAGTTCCAGGAATTCCTGCCGCTGCCTACGTGTTGACCGGCTGTATCGGCGTGATCGGGTCTAACTCGCTTGCTCTTGGACCCATCGCCCCGGAGGTCGCGCGGTCGTTGGGCGCAAGTGTAGCGATGGTGATGCTGGCCTCGGGTGCCTTTGGTCTCGGCACGGCTGCCAGCGCTCTGTTTCTCGCGCGCCACATTGACCGACTGGGGGCCGGGCGCATGCTGAGGCTGTCCATGGTGGTTCTATCTGCGACCATGCTGGCCTGTGCCGTAGCGCCCACACTCATGGTGCTGGTCGCAGCTCAATGTGCTGCCGGCATAGCCTCCGGCGTCGCGTTGCCGGCGATCTATTCGAGCGCTGCGGCCATCGCACCGCCGGGGCGCGAAAGCCGCACCATCGGCCTTGTGCTGACCGGATGGACCCTCAGCATGGTTGCGGGTGTGTCGCTGGCGGCAGTGGTTGCCGATTTCATTCACTGGCGCGCGGTCTATAGCGTTGTTGCACTGCTGGCGCTTGTCGCCAGCGCGGGGATGGCGCTTTTGCCCGCGCACCAGGCTGCGGCCACCGGGCCCGCTTCATCGCCGCTGGCTACCGCCAATATCGAGGGCGTCAAGCCGCTATTGCTGGCTTGTGGTGCGTTTATGACTGCATTCTACGGCGTCTATGGCTACCTCGGGGCCCACCTCCATGATGGTCTTGGCCAATCTGTCAGCGCCAATGGCCTGGCAGCCCTCATCTATGGCATCGGCTTTGGCAGTGCGACGGCACTGGACGGGGTTGCCGACAGGGTGGGCGCGCGCCGGATGATGCCGATAGTCTTTGTCATTGTTGCGGTCGTCTATCTGTTGCTGGGGCTGGCAGCCTCAAGCTTTGTTGCGGTGCTGGCTGTCGTGTTTCTGTGGGGACTTTCCAACCATTTGGGGCTGAACCTGCTAATCATGCGGCTGACGTCGATTGATCCGTCGCAGCGCGGTACCGTGATGGGGCTCAACAGTGCGGTAACCTACCTTGCGGTGTTCGCCGGCACGGGCGGTTTTGGTCCCATCTACGCCCGGTTCGGCTTTTCGGCTGCCGCCTATTGCGCCATGGCGTTGACCCTGGTGGCAGCGGTGGCGGGCAGCTACGGCGGTGCACGACGGCAGATAAAGACAGACTATCCGGCGTAGTGAACAGATGGGGTCAGTCCAAGCAGCGCCTGCAGGGTGAGGAGAACGGCGAACGCCGCGAGCAGCATGGCGACAAATAACCCGCTGGCGACTGCCGGCCCCTTGCCCAGCACCGCATTTGTCAGCCGCCAGGACAGCACCATCGAAATGAGGAAGATCGTCAGAGTCGCAAAGGTGACGATCTCCTTGGTATCGGGCAAGAAAAGCTGCAGCAGAACCGGTGGCAGCATCATCCAGACGATGATCACCTGGGACCAGTTGGTGGCAACCACATAGGCGACGAACCGACTGGCCAGCCCGACATGCCGAGCCGCGAGCGCTAGCATGGCCAGGGGCAACGCCCAGGTAGCAATGTCGATGAAACCGAGGCGTAAGAAGATAGAAAACCGCCCGCCGGAAACATCGGGCCTGAGGCTCAGATCGTTGGCCACCGCTGCCCAACCCACCACAAAGGGTGGCAGCGCCAGAATGATGGCAAAGAAGGAATTCCAGAACCCGTCGGCGGAAAGGTCAAGCTGCTTCAGGCCTTCCGGCTTGCCTTTCAGGAGCAGCCAGGCCCCTTTGAGATAAGTCTCGATCTGATCGGCTGTGGGCATTGCGTCTCACCCGAACCAGTCTGCGAGGAAGCGCTCGTAAATCTGCGTCAGCGTCTCCAGATCGGCAAGCGCGACCCGCTCGTCGACCATATGCATGGTCTGGCCGACCAGCCCGAACTCGACAACCGGGCAATAATCCTTGATGAAGCGCGCATCCGATGTTCCGCCTGACGTGGACAGCACCGGCACCTTGCCGGTCACGGCTGCCACTGATCCTGAGAGCGTGCCGATCAGCTTTTCGTCACGGGTCAGAAAGACTTGGCTTGGAACGCCGCGCCAGACAAGCTCATAATCGACAGGCGCGGGCTTGCCCTGGCGCAGCTTGGTGCGACGGGCAGCGCGGTCCAGCCGGTTGTGGATTTCCGCCTGCAGGGTCTCGACGTTCCAGCTGTCGTTGAAGCGCACATTGAAGATGGCAGTGGCTTTCGCCGGGATGACATTGGTCGCCGGGTTGCCGACATCTATGGAGGTAACCTCCAGATTGGTCGGCTGGAAATCGGCTGTGCCACCATCAAGGGCCGGAGCCAAAAGCGCATCGACAAGCGTGACGATGCTGCGCACCGGATTGTCGGCCAGATGGGGATAGGCGGCATGGCCCTGCCGCCCATTTATGGTGAGCGTCGCCGAGATCGAGCCGCGCCGCCCGATCTTGATCATGTCGCCGAGTGTATCCGGATTGGTCGGCTCGCCAACGAGCGCGGCATCCCAGCTCTCGCCCTTGCTTTTTGCCCAGTCGAGTAGCTTGGTGGTACCGTTGATAGCCGGACCTTCCTCATCGCCAGTGATGACGAACGAGATCGAACCCTTAGGCCTTCCGGTCTTTTCTATATGGCGGGCGACAGCGGCGACGAAGCAGGCAATGCCGCCCTTCATGTCGACAGCGCCGCGGCCATACATCTGCCCGCCTGCAATCTCGGCGGCAAAGGGAGGATACGTCCAGCTTGCTTCGTCGCCCACCGGCACCACATCGGTGTGCCCGGCAAACATCAGATGCGGTCCGTTGCCAGATAGTCTTGCATAAAGGTTTTCGATTTCCGGCGTGCCGTCCTCGCTGAAGACAGGCCGCTCGACCGAAAATCCGAGCGGCAAAAGCATTGCCTCCAGCGCAGATAACGCACCACCCTCCGCGGGTGTCACCGAAGGGCACCGGATAAGCGTGGCAAGATTGGCGGCAGGATCAGAAGGCAGCATCATGGCTGCAGGATTAGCTTAAACCAGATGGGCTGTCACCGGGGCGGAAGCAGCTCCGTGAAGAGATATCTAGCCGCGAGACGATTGCATCCGTTCCTGCATCGGCGTCGCAGGGAAGGGGGGCAGCGATGCCTTGAAAAACCGCTCGGCAAGGGCACGATCAATAACAAGATCAGAGCGCTTCGCGCCAGGGTTCTTCCGGCCCTTAATGCCGCGGCTAACGGTTTCTGTTTCGTTCGCTTTCTTCTTGTCGCTCATTCTAATTCTTCCAGGCTGATGATGGCCCGACCCTGATCCCGCATCACATTTGCTACAGTGAAATGACGACCAGCCGGAATCAAGACTTCACATTCGTGGAAGTTGGCTGAGAGAAACCACACTGCCCGTGCAGTAAGCGCCCGAATTATGAACAAAATGTTTCCTCCGAAGGCCTGGTCCTCCTTGATACTTGCGCTGGTAAAACCCCGAAAATGCACCATTTCGCCAGGTCTGTAGGGCTCGAGAAATGCATCGACGTCTGCCGTTTTATAGCCGCGATACACCACCCCTCCATTCGTTTTGAAGGCCGGTAATTTTTGGAGCGCGGAGTTCAGGACATCGCAAAACGCACGGATTTCGGTGCCGGGATTACCTGCCCAAAGCTGTTCATTGATGTGGTCATGCCAATTCATGCTGGTTGTGTAGACATAGAAGGCCAAAGCCTCGAAATTCAGGATGCTTCCGTGCTGGATATCATCCAATCCGCCAAATCTGCTGGCATAGAGCGACGCGTTCTGTGCGCCCACGATTGCAGTTAGATGGCCGTAGAAGTGTTCGCCGTCCATGCAATACCCTGACACGTTTGGATCAGTTGCGGCCGTCCTTGGCAGCTAAATGCTTCAACACTCATAGCTTGTATCGACGCGAAACTCACTTGTTTGTTGTGGCGCTTGAAAACGCCTGTGCCCCACCCTCCCAAGGTCATGGACCATGGCGTGCTGAGCAACATTTTGCTGGTCCAGCGGCGGGTACCGTCGACGCCGGCCTGTCATCCCTGCTAGGACGGATTGATCTTGTTTGCATCGATGTGGACCCCAGCATGGAACTGACCAATCAGGATATCGCCGATCTGATCGCCTTTCGGCACGAACTGCATCGGTATCCCGAAATTTCCAATGACGAGAAAGAGACCGCCCAACGCGTTGTCGACTTTCTTGCCGATACGGGTGCTGCCAACGTGCTGACCGGGCTTGGCGGACATGGTGTTGCCATGGTGTTCGACAGTGGCGCGCCTGGGCCAACGGTCCTCTTTCGCAGCGAGCTCGACGCGTTGCCCATCGAGGAGTTGTCGGACATTTCCCACCGTTCCACGGTACCCGGTACTTCGCATATGTGCGGCCATGACGGGCATACGGCCATCGTGGCTGCGCTTGGCCGTCAATTCGGCCGTAGGCCGCCAGCGCGCGGGCGTGTGGTACTGATGTTCCAGCCGGCCGAGGAAACCGGCGATGGCGCAGCCGGTGTAGTCGCTGACCCGCGCTATGAAAGAATCCGTCCCGATTTTGCATTCTCCCTGCACAATCTTCCGGGCACCCCGCTTGGCCATGTGCGTCTGAAGCCCGGCGTGGTGAACTGCGCCTCGCGGGGCATGCGGATTATTCTTGAAGGCAAGACCGCTCATTCCTCCATGCCCGAAACGGGCATCTCTCCGATGCTGGCGATGAGCCAGCTGATGCCGGCGCTGGAAAAGCTTGGGGGCGGCAGTTTTTACGATGACAATTTTGCCATGGTGACGGTGACCCACGCCATGATGGGAGAACCCGTGTTTGGCATCGCCCCCGGTCATGCCGAAATCCGCGCCACGCTGCGTACAAGGCTGGATGAGCGCATGGCCGATTTGAGCCGTGCGGCAGAAACTCTGTTGAAGGATATGGCTGAGCAAAGCGGCCTTCGCCACGGCTTCGACTATCACGAGATATTCGTCGCATCGCTCAATGATGGCGAGGCTGTAGAGCATCTGCGCGCCGCGCTGGTCGCGGAAAACATTCCCCATGACGAGACCCAGTTGCCGATGCGCGCGTCTGAGGATTTCGGCACGTTCGGCCATGCGTCGAAATCCGCGATGCTGTTCCTCGGCGCCGGCGTCGACCGGCCATCGCTGCACAATCCGGACTATGATTTCCCTGATGACCTGATTGCAATTGGCGCGCGCATCTTTATGCGCACCGCCCGCAGCCTTCTCGGCTGACTATTGTGCCGACGCTGAAAGCCGCAGTATCTGGCTGCCGCCACCATTCTCGGTGACGGCAAAGACAGATCCGTCAGGCGCCACTTTCACGTCACGCACCCGCGCACCGACGTCAACGCGCTCTTCGGCCACCACGCGGTCGCCGCCCATGTGCAGCACAACCACGGATTGAGCGACCAGCCCGCCGACAAGAAAGGCATTTTTCCAACTCGCGAACATGGTGCCATCATAAAATGCCATGCCCGACGGCGCGATCACCGGGTCCCAGTAGTAGACCGGCTGTTCGGTGGCTGCGGTGCGGGTGATGCCGTCTCCAATCGGCGCCCCGCTATAGTCGATCCCATAGGTCACCTCCGGCCAGCCATAATTGAGCCCCGCCTGCGGCCGATTCAATTCATCGCCGCCGCGCGGTCCGTGTTCGACAGTCCACAGCCGGCCCGTGCCGTCCAGCGTTGCCGACTGGAGGTTGCGGTGGCCAAGGCTCCAGATCTCCGGTAGCGCACCGTCGACGTCGATAAAGGGATTGTCCGGAAGCGCCGCACCGGTTTGGTCAATGCGAAACACCTTGCCAAGCCCGCTGGCGATATCCTGCGCCTGCCCGCGCACGGCTGTATCGGAGCGTTCGCCAACCGTGACATAGAGCGACCCATCGGGCGCAAATACCAGCCGCGAACCGAAATGGGCACGCCCGGCAAAAGTCGGCGTCTGCCGGAAGACGATGCGGATATCGCCAAGGCGCGGCGCGTCTGCGTCCAGCGCCAATGTTGCGCTTGCAACCGAAGTGCCGTTGCCACCTTCGCGCGGCTCGGCAAACGAAAAGAAGATGCGCCGGCTCTGCTCGAAATCAGGCGCCAGCGCCACGTCGAGAAGCCCGCCCTGCCCACCGGCATCCACGGCTGGCACGCCGGCAATGTCGGGCCCCGCTTTGCCCTCGGGCGAAACGATAAACATCCGCCCCTCCTTGGCGGTCACCAGCATGGCGCCCCCGGGCAAGAACTCCAACCCCCAAAGCCGCGGCAACCCTTCGGCCACCACCGAGACAAGCGGCTGGGTCAAGGACGCGGGCAAGGGCGCCCGCGTCTGCCCGGCAAAGACCGGCTGCTGCTTCGGCGCATTGGGTGCCTGCGTCTCGACGCTCGTTTGGGCAGATGCCGGGATGGCCGTGAGCAACATGGCGACAACGGCAAGGGCGAGGCGGCGGAGCATAGCGGAATCCTTTCGTGTCGCGGCAGGAAAGTGTCGCGGCAGGAAGGGACCAAACTAGGGCGGCGCGCGCAGATCTCCAGATTGTTGATACCCCCGGACAATCATTGGTCTACCAAGCCACAGTGTGATTTCAGGATTTCGCGATACTAAAAGGCGTCCGGTCCATTGTACCGAAAGCGACATCGCTGCTTGGATCATCGCCCGAAATAGCTCGCACTTCGAAGTTTAGGCGGATCGATCCACGACTAGAATCGCTCAACTAAAAGTTGGCGCGCCCGAAAGGATTCGAACCTCTGACCCCCAGATTCGTAGTCTGGTGCTCTATCCAGCTGAGCTACGGGCGCGCGCCGGGCCTTTCATGGCCCTGCTACCGGAGAAACCGCTCCGGCTGCAATCGAGCTGGTACCTAGCGAGTGATGGCGGCAAATGCAAGCGGCTTGCCACAAAACTTTCATATGCGGCTGTCCTGCAGTGAGGTTGCGGCAAGGGGCGTAATTGGCCGCGCAATGGGATCACGGAAAAAGCTGTCAGGTCTGGCTTTCGAGCTTTACAGTGCAGCGCTTGCCGCGCACGCCACCGGCACGTCACGCTTGGCGGCGCAGCGTCTTCCTCGCCTCGTCGAGCTGCACCGGCTGGTCGGGAATGGTGATTGCAAACACCGTCCGTCCGCCGACGCTTTCCAGTAGTTCCAGCGTTCCGCTATGGGCGCGTACCAACTCATGGGCGATGGCCAGTCCAAGCCCGGTGCCGCCGCTGCGGGCCGAGCCGCGGAAGGCGGCGAACAGGTTTTCGCGCGCCTTTTGCGGCAGGCCGGGGCCGGTATCGGTCACCAGAATGCGGCTCATGCTGCCGGTCCGCTCGGCGGCAATCGACAGGCGGCGGACCAGTGCCACCTCCTGATCGGCGGCCATCGCCTCGGCGGCGTTGCGGCACAGATTGGTCAGCACGCGAAACAGTTGCTCGCTGTCAGCGTCAATCTCGAAGGCGGGGTCGACCTCATTGGCAAAAGCGATGCCCGCAGCTTCCAGTCCAAGCAGGCCCTCAACTTCGTCGACAAGCCTGGCAAGTAGAAGGCGTCGGCGCGCCGGCGGGGCCTCCTGGGCACGGCCATAGGCGAGCACCCCTTGCGTATAGGCAACGGCGCGATCAAGTGCGCGCACCAGTTTGGGCGCAAACGACTGCACGGCGGGGTCCTTCACCCCCGACAGCCGGTCGGAAAGCAGCTGCGCCGAGGCCAAAATGTTGCGCATGTCGTGGTTGATCTTGGAGACGGCGAGGCCAAGGTCGGCCAGATGCTTCTGCTCGCCCAGTGTCCTTTGCAGGCGCGTCTGCATGCCGGCCAGTTCGCGTTGCGCCACACCGATCTCGTCGCCGCGAGGTTCCGGCTGGATGATGCGTGACGGATCGTCGGGCGCTTGCGAAAATGCCAGCATTGAGCGCGTCATCGCGCGCACCGGGC includes:
- a CDS encoding ArsR/SmtB family transcription factor, encoding MAKYSINLDKAFSALADPTRRAIVSRLCEGPKSVSELSEPFDLALPSLLKHVRVLEESGLVRSEKNGRVRTCTIAPDALHATDGWIRQHIAAWERRLDRMEVHIERMTRKN
- a CDS encoding Lrp/AsnC family transcriptional regulator, with protein sequence MAEETDGIQQSRLPSRDLDAADRRLLGVLVEDATVSYAQLGEAAGLSAPAAHERVKRLRRSGAIRKTAAIIDPKAVGKSLLAFVHVDTRGWGKTPELMDISRYPEVEEIHSVAGDACMLLKVRTEDARALEGLLARIYDVPGVVTTRSYVVLSTYLERSVQPHTTRVWPSTHEMVKPIY
- a CDS encoding MFS transporter — translated: MSKLNQSAPVPAVPGIPAAAYVLTGCIGVIGSNSLALGPIAPEVARSLGASVAMVMLASGAFGLGTAASALFLARHIDRLGAGRMLRLSMVVLSATMLACAVAPTLMVLVAAQCAAGIASGVALPAIYSSAAAIAPPGRESRTIGLVLTGWTLSMVAGVSLAAVVADFIHWRAVYSVVALLALVASAGMALLPAHQAAATGPASSPLATANIEGVKPLLLACGAFMTAFYGVYGYLGAHLHDGLGQSVSANGLAALIYGIGFGSATALDGVADRVGARRMMPIVFVIVAVVYLLLGLAASSFVAVLAVVFLWGLSNHLGLNLLIMRLTSIDPSQRGTVMGLNSAVTYLAVFAGTGGFGPIYARFGFSAAAYCAMALTLVAAVAGSYGGARRQIKTDYPA
- a CDS encoding transporter, translated to MPTADQIETYLKGAWLLLKGKPEGLKQLDLSADGFWNSFFAIILALPPFVVGWAAVANDLSLRPDVSGGRFSIFLRLGFIDIATWALPLAMLALAARHVGLASRFVAYVVATNWSQVIIVWMMLPPVLLQLFLPDTKEIVTFATLTIFLISMVLSWRLTNAVLGKGPAVASGLFVAMLLAAFAVLLTLQALLGLTPSVHYAG
- the dapE gene encoding succinyl-diaminopimelate desuccinylase — translated: MMLPSDPAANLATLIRCPSVTPAEGGALSALEAMLLPLGFSVERPVFSEDGTPEIENLYARLSGNGPHLMFAGHTDVVPVGDEASWTYPPFAAEIAGGQMYGRGAVDMKGGIACFVAAVARHIEKTGRPKGSISFVITGDEEGPAINGTTKLLDWAKSKGESWDAALVGEPTNPDTLGDMIKIGRRGSISATLTINGRQGHAAYPHLADNPVRSIVTLVDALLAPALDGGTADFQPTNLEVTSIDVGNPATNVIPAKATAIFNVRFNDSWNVETLQAEIHNRLDRAARRTKLRQGKPAPVDYELVWRGVPSQVFLTRDEKLIGTLSGSVAAVTGKVPVLSTSGGTSDARFIKDYCPVVEFGLVGQTMHMVDERVALADLETLTQIYERFLADWFG
- a CDS encoding ADP-ribosyltransferase domain-containing protein yields the protein MDGEHFYGHLTAIVGAQNASLYASRFGGLDDIQHGSILNFEALAFYVYTTSMNWHDHINEQLWAGNPGTEIRAFCDVLNSALQKLPAFKTNGGVVYRGYKTADVDAFLEPYRPGEMVHFRGFTSASIKEDQAFGGNILFIIRALTARAVWFLSANFHECEVLIPAGRHFTVANVMRDQGRAIISLEELE
- a CDS encoding amidohydrolase produces the protein MELTNQDIADLIAFRHELHRYPEISNDEKETAQRVVDFLADTGAANVLTGLGGHGVAMVFDSGAPGPTVLFRSELDALPIEELSDISHRSTVPGTSHMCGHDGHTAIVAALGRQFGRRPPARGRVVLMFQPAEETGDGAAGVVADPRYERIRPDFAFSLHNLPGTPLGHVRLKPGVVNCASRGMRIILEGKTAHSSMPETGISPMLAMSQLMPALEKLGGGSFYDDNFAMVTVTHAMMGEPVFGIAPGHAEIRATLRTRLDERMADLSRAAETLLKDMAEQSGLRHGFDYHEIFVASLNDGEAVEHLRAALVAENIPHDETQLPMRASEDFGTFGHASKSAMLFLGAGVDRPSLHNPDYDFPDDLIAIGARIFMRTARSLLG
- a CDS encoding PQQ-dependent sugar dehydrogenase, whose protein sequence is MLRRLALAVVAMLLTAIPASAQTSVETQAPNAPKQQPVFAGQTRAPLPASLTQPLVSVVAEGLPRLWGLEFLPGGAMLVTAKEGRMFIVSPEGKAGPDIAGVPAVDAGGQGGLLDVALAPDFEQSRRIFFSFAEPREGGNGTSVASATLALDADAPRLGDIRIVFRQTPTFAGRAHFGSRLVFAPDGSLYVTVGERSDTAVRGQAQDIASGLGKVFRIDQTGAALPDNPFIDVDGALPEIWSLGHRNLQSATLDGTGRLWTVEHGPRGGDELNRPQAGLNYGWPEVTYGIDYSGAPIGDGITRTAATEQPVYYWDPVIAPSGMAFYDGTMFASWKNAFLVGGLVAQSVVVLHMGGDRVVAEERVDVGARVRDVKVAPDGSVFAVTENGGGSQILRLSASAQ
- a CDS encoding ATP-binding protein, with the translated sequence MSETVTDQNAGGRVPLSRGLSTKLLLLTILFVLLAEVLIFIPSIANFRLRWLEERLGAAAAVSAVLMQGDPQSFSRSVQDDVLMSIGARAIAVRDGGVSRLLVVTEMPPQVDEQIDLAATGPMQAMMGATDTFVYGGNRMLRVFGKAGESDKQFELIIPDWKLRAAMLTYSRNVALLSLLISLITATLVFLAINWIMIRPVRAMTRSMLAFSQAPDDPSRIIQPEPRGDEIGVAQRELAGMQTRLQRTLGEQKHLADLGLAVSKINHDMRNILASAQLLSDRLSGVKDPAVQSFAPKLVRALDRAVAYTQGVLAYGRAQEAPPARRRLLLARLVDEVEGLLGLEAAGIAFANEVDPAFEIDADSEQLFRVLTNLCRNAAEAMAADQEVALVRRLSIAAERTGSMSRILVTDTGPGLPQKARENLFAAFRGSARSGGTGLGLAIAHELVRAHSGTLELLESVGGRTVFAITIPDQPVQLDEARKTLRRQA